tagtttaggcgtgattgggtaacagacagacagagttactttcgcatttataatgttagtaaggataaaacattaattgaaattaacacCTTATTTCATGGCAGTAATGTTCAAAATCTATTGTATCGCTCGTTTTAAAACTCTGCCTTAAACACGCGAAGCAGTGTTTTGTTCCGGTCAAACATTTTTGAACGTGATTGTGAACTTATGTTATACTGGCACTGCCAAATACCAACAAAACCTTTTGGAAATTAaagatataattatgaaacgcgattatatttaatttatctttatttttaattatctttaattTTGAGGATAACTCCAAGCGGCTATGCAATTCATCGAACAGTCTTTTTGGTATACTGCTTGAATGTGGACAGTTAAGTGGCTttgaaaacaatagaaaaatcaaattgaattcacacaacaaattaaaaaatatctcaaattAAGTAGGTTCATTAAACGCACTAAATCAGTTATTAGAAAtagattttcattaaaatgtagcacaattgcaaattaaaaataatagcctTTTGAAAGAGTTAGATAGATATCATAGGGAGTtagaacattataaaatgataatatatgaAGTGGAAACTACGGAACTTAAGGAGAAAATAGACTCCTTAAATCTCGCGTTAAATCAAATATAAGAcaataaaatcatcaaaacCAATTCATTAGTTTAGCGTGAAACAGCAAACAGACAACCTTCCAAacttacaattataatattatatgaattatgaaatgtattatattttattacagtaatTGCACACAAAAAGAGATTGAAGAGAGGTTCTACGACAGTCCGCTAGATGGCGATAAGCTGATAGACCTTGTAGAAAATATGGACGAAAATGTCATCAAAAACATCACTCCAGGGTAtgtatttatctttattaaaataatagaacatttacacataatttaaatgactaaaaaatgaaattttccacaccaagaaatttatttttaaaaacacataTTACGTATTATATATGCATAATATtcatgtttgtatgtatgggTATGCACCcacacatacataatattacaacatgaatattataataaaacataactttgtgattttttttaaaatactaagcggcattaatacaatataatataacattactattaaaaaaatcctattttttgttattttgaactGTTTTGAACAAAAGGTGGTGCTTTtgttcaaaataacaaataataggCGTTTTTTACCACAAGTACATCAAACTCTATTTATTTCctaaaaataatgtacctaataattataatttccaaCAGCAATACTAACTATAAACAACTTTGCTCTATCGacagtaaatattataagataggtactctattaaattttttttattgtatatatttatcttattttttcaGGCTTCTAGGTGACTACCCAAACACATATGCGTATACAAAAGCAGTGGCCGAAGACATAGTCAGGAAGCACTCTACAGGTCTACCTGTAGTATTATTCCGACCATCTATcggtatgtattatattaaactatttattttataagtattcattttaaattatcattttgcTCTGGCAGGATGACAAGACGGGGTGACGAAACCCGCCTTCGGCCTTATGGTCGAAATATTACTAGGTACTTTGAAAATTTCTCATTTAAAAAgcatttgaaatttgaatgctCTAAAACTAAATCAAATGACTAGATGCcggcagcttcgcctgcgtaaccaaagaaaataaatagttatggTCATCATACAAATCACGTTTTTAATATAGCGTCAGTCATTGGtattcattacaaatttatttataaaacattccaTTAGTCAGTTTTAAACCGGGGCCCCAAAATAAGTTTGAGAATCCGGCCTCTGCCGCATCTGTTGTATATTCAAAATTCCAATTAGAAAATGATATgaaaaattgtgtaaaaaaatagtgcTGGATTTTGCCCCTGTTTAAAGGCCCCGTTTCCGTATTCTTGTATATTTTAAGACCAGAACTTTtcgaaaaaatgtatttttattgtatttgttcaACAGTTATAGCAACAGCCGAAGAGCCTGTGGCCGGATGGATTGACAACGTTTATGGACCGACTGGGGTGAGTTTTTAATCGTCATATTGTTCTATCTTTTCTTATAGTTTTAAGGCATCATAgtgtcaagtaaaaaaaagaccagaaaataatttttaggttgTTGTTATCATAATTTCACTTGGTTGCGTGGTAGATGTTACTGATTAGTGATTAGTATAAAGCCGCCTTCTGTGCTCTTTTTAGcacttaatttatatttaataatttgcatGGTGCGACGTTATATTATGCCatgtttatacaaaaatagaattaagTATGAAGTATTGtggtttttctttttgaatTTTGTCTTGGCAGAACAatgtttttgaagtaaaacttctttaggcacgTTGAGAGTAAATTTTCGAGATCATGTTATGGTAAACAATCACGTTACTAAGGCAACGATTTTGGTaggtatctttgaattttccaagaagtttcacttctgagaCGTATGCtcagcatttttttaaagtgaaacttttattacatcgtctcaaactttttggtatGTGTAGCGCACTTCGttacgcacgatacgtacaataattatcgtacaaatacgataaatttttagttaaaagtctatagtgtgaaaaaaagtttcacttttaccgtggtttcataaaaccacacaacatttttttctttattgaagaagaagaagaagaagtgtcaaataaatgaattcGATATTAAAAATCGCGTAGGTGGTGGTGGGCGCGGCGGTGGGGCTGCTGCGCGTGATCAACTGCGAGGTGCGCGCGGCGGCGGACCTGGTGCCGGGCGACATGGTGGTGCGCGCGTGCGTGGCGGCGGCGTGGCGCGCGGCGCGCGGCTACTGCGAGCACGCGCCCGGTGACGCGCCGCCCTTAGTTTACAACTACGTGTCCTCGCCGCGCAACCCGCTCACGTGGCGTGAGTgcttttaacccattgagcccctaACGGCCCgatcttttcttttttttagtgggaatatcttgcatagatatccacggcctccggggaagaggccgtgggttatgtcggattcctaccgaccaaaactcCACTGTCCGTCAAGTCACATAAACGACGGGGCCACGGGTATAGGTAGAATTCGTCCGTGACCCGATCTGGACccctttttttaaaaaaaaaaaaaggggtCCAGATCGGGTCTGGACTCTGGACCCCCAGACAAATGGCTTTCTATTGGCGTAACATTCAATtaaatagactacgaatgtatgagattgacgcaagattgacgtaagctgtaaaTAAACgtagcttacgtcaatctcatacgtTCACAAtctattctataaaattttacgcTAACAGAGCCACTTGTTTAGAGCTACGTGACCACgaaacaatagattttctattgtgtctgtgattccaagggctgagttattaagctattgcatagcttctatcgtgggccttgagcgcggggaccgaatcgagaaattccgtaacgaaaaaacctcacgctccccactccgacgggcggaggtgtggcttgaaggcatagcatgcaatagctttaccgtgACAGTCCCCGAAttccacacgtcgtttttttatctAAGAGTGGGCAAACAGGCTTGTAGAGCGCCTGATCGTAGGCGAGTCCACTGCCctatataaagtttttatgttCGATGAGTTCGTTGTTGTCTAGGGAAGAATCTTATGAAAGAAAAACtttgagataaaaataaaaataaatgagaaacgtatatttaaaattcacgATCATGTCGAGTACACCTATCATAGTTTTAAGAATACGTActaaaatggttaaaaaatACGCGTATTCACACGATTAACGTTGTCTAGCAATACACTTTCACCCAACACATAAATAAACTCACAATATTGGTGTCAAAATGAAAGCCAAACCACTCCACAGAACAATACATGAAACTGAACGAGATCCAGGGCCTCAAGGTGCCGCCCACACAAGCGCTGTGGTGCTACCTGCTGGTGCTGACGCAGACGGACCTGGCCTACGCGATATACTCCTTCTTCCTGCACTGGGTGCCCGCCTACATTATAGATGCGATCGCTGTTGTTATTGGCAAGAAACCTATGTGAGTACACTTGTGTGAAATAAAGTACAAAACGAAACAGTACAAAAAAATgatgtgtggttttatgaaaccacggtaaaagtgaaacttttttcacactatagacatttaactaaaaattatcgtatttgtacgataattatcgtacgtatcgtgcgtcacgcgtaAGTAGTGatagtttgagacgatgtaataaaagtttcactttaataaaagtatgataatattatgttaaataggtgattatcgcttactagctgctccacgcggtttcacccccgtggctcccgtcctgttggtcgtagcgtgatgatatatagcctatagccttccacgataaatgagctatctaacaccgaaagaatttttcaaaatcggaccagtagttcccgagattagcgcgttcaaacaaacaaacaaactcatcagctttataatattagtatagactagcttccgcccgcgactccgtccgcgcggatgtcggtcttcgcgtggatggtttatttcttcattttgagtaactctgacaatgatatcttataaatatatattggacccaaatacggctaggcctataataatacgcaacgtgtgttcgcggttctacagaacaacgtctatggataaaactgaaaagattaatttttttctacgtattttatttaaaaagtatcctattatacgcccaggataataaggtataattataccaagtttcatcgaaatcgaaccgttagttttcacgtgatgcagacagacagacagacagatagacagacagacaaaaatttttttaaacacatatttgggtttggtatcgatccagtaacaccccctggtatttattttttcaatattttcaacttattttcaatgtacagaattgacccttctacagatttattataatattatgtatagttaCAAATACAATGAAATGAGATGACAGAGAGAATTATGAGTTTAATGAATAAACCAATTTACggtgaaaacaatattaatatgttaattattattattatgcatacaatatattttattccaataagAACGACCGCTCGCCACACTGGACACGTCCGCTCGcatcaaaattcataaattttatgcgTCGCGCGgcgcttttttttttttttttttttttttgtgtggtgtttCTCAATCGCGCGGCGCGGATCGCAGTCCTTATATAGGAGTCGTGGCAGGCGTGGCATCGTGCGGCTCTCGTGTGACGCAAACGGTTCAAGCCAAATCCGACTTTCGGAGCTACATGTTACGGCGCTGAATCCACTGCGGtatagaacaacgtctatggataaaactgaaaattttagtttatttttttttctacgtatttttccaggataaaaagtatcctattttacgcccaggataataaggtataattataccaagtttcatcgaaatcgaaccgttagttttcacgtgatgtcttcacatacagacagacagacagacagacagacagacagacagacagacagacaaaaatttttttaatcacatatttgggttcgGTATCCATCCAGTAACAcaccctgctatttattttttcaatattttcaatgtacagaattgacccttctacagatttattatatgtatagataagcGACTTGAAAACGGCTAATTATTCGTATGAGTAAGAAAAATCTGTAATAAAGATAGTTTTGTTACGATTCAAAAATGCTCTAccgaatttaaaaatactgtttccattataatatacattaattaCACCCTTTTGCTTGTTAAAAGGACATTAAAAAGtagttaaaaatgtttatgacATGATTTGCGCCATAATATACAGCTTCCTTGCAACGtgaaacacacacatacaacaatattgttaatgttattttccTTGCACAGGTTGAAAAAAGCGTACAGAAAGATTGAGAAGTTCTCAGCAGTGATCAGCTACTTCGCGACCCGACAGTGGAAGTTCAGCAACCAGAACGTGCAGGATCTCTACGGGGAGATGTGCAAAGCTGACAGACACAATTTCAACTTTAACATGGCGGAATTAGACTGGGATTTGTATTTCCACAATCACGTGCGAGGCATTCGATTGTATCTTTTGAAGGATCCCTTGGACACCGTACCGCAGGGCTTGAGGAAACAGAACATGCTGAAATTGgctaattacctacttattgcTGTGCTAGGTTTCGTCCTTATACGAGTAATGTGGTGGATCACGAAGCTTGTTGTAGGATTTTAGAGGCCCCGTTTTGGGGGCCtcttaaatgtttttgtaattatCATGTATGGATAGGAATTGTAAATGTATCTGTAAGTTGAACacagtaatatttattacggtTATTTGTAGGTAACTAGAATTGCTGATAATGACAAATGGTAAACTAAATTGATGTTACGAATGTAtgtttaaagatatttattttactgtatAGGACAGATTATTtatcatattgtgtttaaCAGGAATTAAAAActagtatatattaaaaaaaatatataatctgtGTTACCTGACCTGTAGGTTTTATACGGATACAGTgttttattggtaaaaaaaACATGCTTAAATCAGTATCTCGATAACATTCTGTCtctttagtttttaatattcgGAGATGgcagtatatattatttatttaacacacttggatatttaaaaatcaactCTTAATTAATAGGAATGGGTGTGAATATGCAATATTTAATAACCAGGAAGTAAtttgtgtttataattatattaaatacttaaattaagGCCGGTGTAGGCTCGGTCTATGAAGGTTGTGTAAAAGACTTAATATGTAGATTAACATTAGTTTTTTTATGAGTTACTTGGACTTTGAAATactttatcattataatatatatctatcaTCAGgtttagtaaatatttaatttttttaagtttttgacACTTTAATTATGTGTCTATGCAACAGAAGACAAAagcaacaaattaaaaatcatgaaaattcaattaattattttacaagtgTTGTAACTAATACGACTTTTTATATGCTAATAAGTATGACGTCACATGCTtagaacatattatgtacatacatttttagatATAGCTCAATCTATGCTCTATGGTGGTGTTATTATGTGTCTATGGGTGATAGTTCATCtacaatatctataaatataaacataattatagatCTGTCTGTTTGCTCGATTTCGCGGCTGAACCACAGCaacaattttgatgaaatttcgaatgtaataaatttgaaatcattttttttcaatattttgtttaaataagtaGTTTAATTGTTTAGAAAATGAAAGAAAGTTTTTATCTTttcgtttattatatttataactttctattgcaatattttttgaacCGATGGTAACAacttcaaactcaaacatttatttattcaattagacttcttctagaagcacttttaaatcgtcataacataggTTTACTATTTACCACTGGTTgggaaattaaatattctatttattcatataacggtgcatttacatcaaacgagcgaaaggtcattctaaccccactatgtcaaataatttagtgtaaacaggcgtagagcataatttcgttgttcttagtgcgtttaaaaagattctatgcaatgttctaatactgaacaactcTGAATACGTTTcttttacactaaaagatcacgaaaaaATGCTCTAGCagctagctctatgttcgtttgatgtaaatgtacCGTAAGAAGAAAGAAAGTCCAGGGCCAGATTGAAACTCATAGAGCcccaatttataataaatctttattgtgATACTTTTGCTCAGTAATGTTTAAggtgttattattatgtttaaattaagtatattaattgccattttattgtaataaagatgatttataataattttgtgttttattttcacgCCTACAATTACTATACTATACCTATAACtcatcaaataaatacaattatttttatactttttcacaCGCTATttactcaaacattcattttatcAACTAGATTTTACTTAGAAGCGCTTTTGAAGTGTCAAAATacgaaaaagaaataatttccAAACGACCGGGCCAATTTCAAAACTAGCTTTCtgtccgcggcttcgtccgctgtacctattaacttaaaaaaatatacttaaagcTTCCTCTTGAACtctttatctaataaaaatacatcaaaattgtacctatgtagttttaaatacctaagcatacatagggacagctGCAGCGGGatgacttattttatttagttatgtacttcattatcttattttatcatattatgattctaagatatgaatttatttgttctttgtgttttcataacataatcaaatatgattattaaaaaaaataataaaagagacACTCCACAAAGCACTCTTTCCGACCACagcttacaaataaaaaaatcaacaaaacGTCATAAAAATGTACATGACATGaccatttacaaatatattctgatcgtatttatttttgataatttacatataataaaatctgatTCAGGTATTATAGTTTTAGATAAAGGTATGAATATATCTCCTTGTGGTATTGGTTTGGAGTTTTTTGTGGTGTTAAATGCAAAGGAAGATAACAATGTGGAATTGAATGGAGACCAATGTTTGGTGGATGATGATGGTGGAGTTCTTGATATTATTGGCAGTTGCAATGGATTTATTCCTGAAGGTAATGTCCTTATCATGatagaataaaataagagccagcgcgcacgagcaactttgtctccgcaactattttgtctctcccatcaattgtatggggagttgcgtcgctccgtgcgcgcactttcatactagcccatgggtgggagagacaaaatagtctttcccacccatgggctatTTATaatctccgcaactattttgtctctcccacccatggtctagtatgaaagtgcgcgcacttagcgacgcaactccccatacaattgatgggagagacaaaatagttgcggagacaaagttgctcgtgcgcgctggctctaaaGAAACATTTGTTACATGCAAAAGTTTGTCTATCTGTCACGCCAGCCGTGGCATTGTagaacggtgcatttacatcaaacgaacataaaGCTAGAGGTGGCTAGCAAGAGCATTCTCCCGTGATCTTTCAAGTGTTTACGAaaattcagtgttgttcagtattagaacattgcaaaGAATCTTATAAagcgcactaagaacaacgaaagaatgctctacgcctgtttacactaaaataatttgacaaactGGGGTTAGAATAAGCATttgctcgtttgatgtaaatgcaccggaAGATGAAAGCCTTTGTTAGTGGATAAAGCCGCgaagcacagataataaataattaaaaatcaacaaaTGGTTTACATATATTGAACGCAcaacataacattattattttgttatgtacatataatataagaaaataactcactattcaaattttagtgtaaattatattttaaatatgtcgaaaaatactttatttcagctttataatttatatttattagtagtAGTATAAGTGTATTTTATGtgagaataatataatttctcaGATTtgttaagttaaaaaag
This is a stretch of genomic DNA from Colias croceus chromosome 29, ilColCroc2.1. It encodes these proteins:
- the LOC123704445 gene encoding fatty acyl-CoA reductase wat-like is translated as MSVTTLKEGSDITFSDMVDEMDFGESEIEKSFSGASVLLTGGTGFLGKLLVEKLLRSCPGIKKLYLLARPKKNKDPIKRLQEQFDDVLYDKLRKIQPDFIDKIQVVEGEISQTNLGISEQDRQMITDEVEFIFHGAATVRFDEALKTAVSINVRGSREMLALARSCSKLRAYVHISTAYSNCTQKEIEERFYDSPLDGDKLIDLVENMDENVIKNITPGLLGDYPNTYAYTKAVAEDIVRKHSTGLPVVLFRPSIVIATAEEPVAGWIDNVYGPTGVVVGAAVGLLRVINCEVRAAADLVPGDMVVRACVAAAWRAARGYCEHAPGDAPPLVYNYVSSPRNPLTWQQYMKLNEIQGLKVPPTQALWCYLLVLTQTDLAYAIYSFFLHWVPAYIIDAIAVVIGKKPMLKKAYRKIEKFSAVISYFATRQWKFSNQNVQDLYGEMCKADRHNFNFNMAELDWDLYFHNHVRGIRLYLLKDPLDTVPQGLRKQNMLKLANYLLIAVLGFVLIRVMWWITKLVVGF